Proteins from one Streptomyces sp. NBC_00390 genomic window:
- the pgsA gene encoding CDP-diacylglycerol--glycerol-3-phosphate 3-phosphatidyltransferase, with protein MTGVPASAAGGTGRPAPGGKLGAAAVNQASLWNIANILTMLRLVLVPAFVVLMLQDGGYDPAWRAWAWAAFAVAMITDIFDGHLARTYNLVTDFGKIADPIADKAIMAAGLICLSALGDLPWWVTGVILFRELGITLMRFWVIRHGIIPASRGGKMKTLAQGTAVGMYVLALTGALATLRFWVMAVAVVLTVVTGLDYVRQAIVLRRKGLAEERAARAGDRAGKGSAG; from the coding sequence ATGACCGGAGTGCCGGCATCCGCGGCGGGCGGGACCGGCAGGCCGGCGCCGGGCGGCAAGCTGGGTGCTGCGGCCGTCAATCAGGCCAGCCTGTGGAACATCGCCAACATCCTGACCATGCTGCGGCTGGTCCTGGTGCCCGCCTTCGTGGTGCTGATGCTGCAGGACGGCGGGTACGACCCGGCATGGCGGGCCTGGGCCTGGGCCGCCTTCGCGGTCGCCATGATCACGGACATCTTCGACGGGCATCTGGCACGCACGTACAACCTGGTCACCGACTTCGGGAAGATTGCTGATCCGATCGCCGACAAGGCGATCATGGCTGCGGGCCTGATCTGCCTGTCGGCCCTCGGCGATCTGCCGTGGTGGGTGACCGGTGTGATCCTCTTCCGGGAGCTCGGGATCACGCTGATGCGGTTCTGGGTGATCCGGCACGGAATCATCCCGGCCAGTCGCGGCGGCAAGATGAAGACGCTGGCGCAGGGCACCGCGGTAGGGATGTACGTGCTCGCGCTGACCGGGGCACTGGCGACCCTGCGCTTCTGGGTGATGGCGGTGGCCGTCGTGCTGACGGTCGTCACAGGTCTGGACTATGTGCGGCAGGCGATCGTGCTGAGGCGCAAGGGGCTCGCCGAGGAGCGAGCCGCGCGGGCCGGGGACCGGGCCGGGAAGGGCTCAGCCGGGTGA
- a CDS encoding helix-turn-helix domain-containing protein, with the protein MILLRRLLGDVLRRQRQRQGRTLREVSSSARVSLGYLSEVERGQKEASSELLSAICDALDVRMSELMREVSDELSLAELAESAAASEPVPAPVRPMLNSVSVTSVAGVPTERVTIKAPAEAVDVVAA; encoded by the coding sequence ATGATTCTGCTCCGTCGCCTGCTGGGTGACGTGCTGCGTCGGCAGCGCCAGCGCCAGGGCCGTACTCTGCGCGAAGTCTCCTCGTCCGCCCGAGTATCGCTCGGCTATCTCTCCGAGGTGGAGCGGGGGCAGAAGGAGGCATCCTCCGAGCTGCTCTCCGCGATCTGCGACGCGCTTGACGTACGGATGTCCGAGCTCATGCGCGAAGTGAGCGACGAGTTGTCGCTGGCCGAACTGGCCGAGTCGGCAGCCGCCAGCGAGCCGGTGCCTGCGCCAGTACGCCCGATGCTCAATTCCGTCTCTGTGACGTCGGTGGCAGGTGTGCCGACGGAGCGGGTGACGATCAAGGCGCCTGCGGAGGCGGTCGACGTCGTCGCCGCCTGA
- a CDS encoding SDR family NAD(P)-dependent oxidoreductase: MGLTAYDLTGRTAFVTGAAGGIGRATAVLLAEAGATVHCADLDEKGLDRTRALITGIGGTALTHTLDVTDRAQLRAAVLSVERLDIMAAIAGIMHTSPVLETRDEDLDHVLAVNFKGVLYACQESARAMIAAGTGGSIITMASGAMDAANAGLLCYSVAKAAVVQLTKTLATELGPHSIRVNAVAPGWVRTPMTDRHDAGLQQQAEAVLVRMSPLRRVGEPEDIAHTVLHLACDASSFMTGQILRPNGGVVMPW; the protein is encoded by the coding sequence ATGGGCCTCACGGCGTACGACCTCACCGGGCGCACCGCGTTCGTCACCGGAGCGGCCGGCGGTATCGGCCGCGCCACGGCCGTCCTGCTCGCCGAGGCGGGCGCCACGGTCCACTGCGCCGACCTGGACGAGAAGGGCCTCGACCGGACCCGCGCCCTGATCACAGGCATCGGCGGCACCGCCCTGACCCACACGCTGGACGTCACCGACCGCGCCCAGCTGCGCGCAGCGGTGCTCAGCGTGGAGCGGCTCGACATCATGGCCGCGATCGCCGGGATCATGCACACCAGCCCCGTCCTGGAAACCCGGGACGAAGACCTCGACCACGTTCTCGCCGTCAATTTCAAGGGTGTTCTCTACGCCTGCCAGGAGTCGGCCCGAGCCATGATCGCCGCGGGCACGGGCGGTTCGATCATCACCATGGCATCCGGAGCCATGGACGCCGCCAACGCGGGTCTGCTCTGCTACAGCGTGGCCAAGGCAGCCGTGGTCCAGCTCACCAAGACCCTGGCGACCGAACTCGGCCCGCACTCCATCCGCGTCAATGCCGTCGCCCCCGGCTGGGTGCGCACCCCGATGACCGACCGTCACGATGCCGGTCTCCAGCAGCAGGCCGAGGCCGTTCTGGTCAGGATGTCCCCGCTGCGCAGGGTCGGCGAGCCCGAGGACATCGCACATACCGTGCTTCATCTGGCATGCGACGCCTCGTCCTTCATGACGGGTCAGATACTCCGTCCGAACGGCGGCGTCGTGATGCCCTGGTGA
- the rimO gene encoding 30S ribosomal protein S12 methylthiotransferase RimO, with amino-acid sequence MPERRTVALVTLGCARNEVDSEELAGRLAADGWELVEDASDADVAVVNTCGFVEAAKKDSVDALLEANDLKAAAQEGGGRTQAVVAVGCMAERYGKELAEALPEADGVLGFDDYADISDRLQTILSGGVHASHTPRDRRKLLPLSPVERQQATDVALPGHGDVSPAPEDLPEGVAPVSGPRAPLRRRLGTSPVASVKLASGCDRRCSFCAIPSFRGSFISRRPSDVLGETRWLAEQGVKEVMLVSENNTSYGKDLGDIRLLETLLPELAAVDGIERVRVSYLQPAEMRPGLIDVLTSTPKVAPYFDLSFQHSAPGVLRAMRRFGDTERFWELLETIRGKAPQAGVRSNFIVGFPGESEADFAELERFLGAARLDAIGVFGYSDEEGTEAVSYDGKLDADVIAERLEHLSRLAEELTAQRAEERLGESLEVLVESVDGEDGAVGRAAHQAPETDGQVLFTSRDGLEPGRIVMAKVVGTEGVDLVADCLGEEAGR; translated from the coding sequence ATGCCCGAACGCCGTACCGTCGCCCTTGTCACTCTCGGCTGCGCCCGTAACGAGGTGGACTCGGAGGAACTCGCAGGCCGCTTGGCAGCGGACGGCTGGGAGCTCGTCGAGGACGCCTCCGACGCCGATGTCGCCGTGGTCAACACCTGCGGATTCGTCGAGGCCGCCAAGAAGGACTCCGTCGACGCCCTGCTGGAAGCCAACGATCTCAAGGCTGCGGCTCAGGAGGGGGGCGGCAGAACCCAGGCCGTGGTCGCTGTCGGCTGTATGGCCGAGCGGTACGGCAAGGAGCTCGCCGAGGCGCTGCCCGAGGCCGACGGCGTGCTCGGCTTCGACGATTACGCCGACATCTCCGACCGGCTGCAGACCATCCTCAGTGGCGGCGTCCACGCCTCGCACACCCCGCGTGACAGGCGCAAGCTGCTGCCGCTCAGCCCCGTCGAGCGCCAGCAGGCGACCGATGTGGCGCTTCCCGGCCACGGAGACGTCTCCCCGGCGCCGGAGGACCTGCCCGAAGGCGTCGCCCCGGTGTCCGGCCCGCGCGCGCCCCTGCGCCGCCGCCTCGGCACCAGCCCTGTCGCCTCCGTGAAGCTCGCCTCCGGCTGCGACCGGCGCTGCTCCTTCTGCGCCATCCCCTCCTTCCGCGGCTCCTTCATCTCGCGCCGCCCCAGCGATGTGCTCGGCGAGACCCGCTGGCTGGCCGAGCAGGGCGTCAAGGAGGTCATGCTGGTCTCCGAGAACAACACCTCGTACGGCAAGGACCTCGGCGACATCCGGCTGCTGGAGACGCTGCTGCCGGAGCTTGCCGCCGTCGACGGCATCGAGCGGGTGCGGGTCAGCTATCTGCAGCCCGCCGAGATGCGGCCCGGACTGATCGACGTCCTGACGTCGACGCCGAAGGTCGCCCCGTACTTCGATCTGTCATTCCAGCACTCGGCGCCCGGTGTGCTGCGCGCGATGAGGCGCTTCGGGGACACCGAGCGGTTCTGGGAGCTGCTGGAGACCATCCGCGGCAAGGCCCCGCAGGCCGGCGTGCGGTCCAACTTCATCGTCGGCTTCCCCGGCGAGAGCGAGGCGGACTTCGCGGAACTGGAGCGCTTCCTCGGAGCGGCGCGTCTGGACGCGATCGGTGTCTTCGGCTACTCGGACGAGGAAGGCACCGAGGCAGTCTCGTACGACGGCAAGCTGGACGCGGACGTCATCGCGGAACGGCTCGAGCATCTGTCGCGCCTCGCCGAGGAGCTCACCGCGCAGCGCGCCGAGGAGCGGCTGGGCGAGAGCCTGGAGGTGCTCGTCGAGTCCGTGGACGGTGAGGACGGGGCCGTGGGCCGCGCCGCGCACCAGGCGCCCGAGACCGACGGCCAGGTCCTGTTCACCTCACGCGACGGCCTTGAGCCCGGTCGTATCGTCATGGCGAAGGTTGTGGGTACGGAAGGCGTCGACCTGGTGGCCGACTGTCTTGGCGAGGAGGCGGGCAGATGA
- a CDS encoding ATP-dependent helicase yields MARTALDLFSPATRGWFTGAFSAPTAAQEGAWRAIGEGSDVLVVAPTGSGKTLAAFLAALDRLASTPPPADAKARCRVLYVSPLKALAVDVERNLRSPLTGIRQESVRLGLPEPDVRVGIRSGDTPAAERRSLATRPPDILITTPESLFLMLTSSARDALAGVETVILDEVHAVAGTKRGAHLAVSLERLDQLLPRPARRIGLSATVRPVDEVARFLSPQRRVEIVQPPSGKEFDLSVVVPVEDLGELGGSPATDASEGAGEKPSIWPHVEERIADLVQAHRSTIVFANSRRLAERLCNRLNEIAYERATGEAMPEGAPPAEIMAQSGAAKGAPALLARAHHGSVSKEQRALVEEDLKAGRLPAVVATSSLELGIDMGAVDLVVQVESPPSVASGLQRVGRAGHQVGAVSTGVVFPKYRGDLVQAAVVTERMRTGSIESLRVPSNPLDVLAQQLVAMVAMDTWQVDDLLALSRRAAPFASLPESAFTAVLDMLAGRYPSDAFAELRPRVVWDRVAGTVTGRPGAQRLAVTSGGTIPDRGLFGVFLAGADPKKGGGRVGELDEEMVYESRVGDVFTLGTTSWRIEDITRDRVLVSPAPGVPGRLPFWKGDQLGRPLELGRAVGAFLREVGGLSDEDGRLRLLAAGLDAWAADNVLAYLDEQRRACGHVPDDRTILVERFRDELGDWRVVIHSPFGAQVHAPWALALGARLAERYGMDAQVMHADDGIVLRLPDADLMGLDLLDQDPVHLDTTFDSEQAPIGAADALFDKGEIDHIVTDQVGGSALFASRFRECAARALLLPRRTPGKRTPLWQQRQRAAQLLQVASEFGSFPIVLEAVRECLQDVFDVPGLTELMGDIESRRVRLVEVTTQEPSPFARSLLFGYVAQFLYEGDSPLAERRAAALSLDSRLLAELLGQAELRELLDAEVLSELERELQWLTDDRRIKDTEGVADLLRVLGPLTDAELIERGSEAGWAQELAGSRRAIRVRIAGADHWAAVEDAGRLRDALGTALPVGVPEAFTEPVKDPLGDLLARYARTHGPFTSAQAAARFGLGAAVTDGALHRLAASGRVVQGEFHPSGIGQEWCDAGVLRRLRRRSLAALRHELEPVPPAALATFLPQWQHLGSNSLRGIDGLARAVEQLQGAAVPASALEKLILPSRVTGYAPTLLDELTTTGEVLWAGAGALPGKDGWVSLYLADAAPLLLPSPHPLELTALHESVLTALSGGYGLFFRQIADQVRATTHPDATDPELADTVWDLAWSGRLTNDTLAPLRSLLGSGRTAGSTAHRAKRTVPRGRYGSLTAAARPVSRTGPPTVSGRWSLLPAAEPEPTHRAHALARTLLDRHGVVTRGAVAAEGVEGGFSATYRILSAFEDSGQARRGYVIEGLGAAQFAMDGAVDRLRAAATARDRADGQSAPRAIVLAAADPANAYGAALPWPEPPTGAGHKPGRKAGSLVVLVDGELTLYMERGGKTLLSWATDEESPALHAATEALATAARGGALGSVTVERVNGTPALTSPLGRALETAGFHATPRGLRLRP; encoded by the coding sequence ATGGCCAGGACTGCGCTCGACCTCTTCTCCCCCGCGACCCGAGGCTGGTTCACGGGGGCGTTCAGCGCGCCCACCGCCGCGCAGGAGGGAGCCTGGCGGGCCATCGGGGAAGGCTCGGACGTCCTGGTCGTGGCGCCGACCGGATCCGGCAAGACGCTGGCAGCCTTCCTGGCCGCCCTCGACCGGCTCGCGTCCACGCCGCCGCCCGCGGACGCGAAGGCACGCTGCCGGGTCCTGTACGTGTCGCCGCTCAAAGCGCTCGCCGTGGACGTGGAGCGCAATCTCCGCAGCCCGCTGACCGGTATCCGGCAGGAGTCCGTGCGCCTCGGGCTGCCGGAGCCCGACGTCCGGGTCGGCATCCGCTCTGGCGACACCCCGGCCGCCGAGCGCCGGTCGCTGGCCACCCGGCCGCCGGACATCCTGATCACCACGCCCGAGTCGCTGTTCCTGATGCTCACCTCCTCCGCCCGGGATGCGCTGGCGGGTGTCGAGACGGTGATCCTCGACGAGGTGCACGCCGTGGCCGGGACCAAGCGCGGCGCCCATCTCGCGGTGTCGCTGGAGCGGCTCGACCAGCTGTTGCCGCGACCGGCCCGCCGGATCGGGCTGTCGGCGACGGTGCGGCCGGTGGACGAGGTTGCGCGTTTCCTCTCGCCTCAGCGCCGGGTCGAGATCGTCCAGCCGCCCTCGGGCAAGGAGTTCGACCTCTCCGTGGTCGTACCGGTCGAGGACCTGGGTGAGCTGGGCGGCTCCCCCGCCACCGACGCGTCCGAGGGCGCTGGGGAGAAGCCGTCGATCTGGCCGCACGTCGAGGAGAGGATCGCCGACCTCGTCCAGGCGCACCGCTCGACGATCGTCTTCGCCAACTCCCGCCGGCTCGCGGAGCGGTTGTGCAACCGCCTCAACGAGATCGCGTACGAGCGGGCCACGGGCGAGGCGATGCCCGAGGGAGCCCCGCCGGCCGAGATCATGGCGCAGTCCGGCGCCGCGAAGGGAGCGCCGGCGCTGCTCGCCCGCGCGCACCACGGCTCGGTCTCCAAGGAGCAGCGTGCCCTGGTCGAAGAGGACCTGAAAGCCGGCAGGCTCCCCGCGGTCGTCGCCACCTCCAGCCTCGAGCTGGGTATCGACATGGGCGCGGTGGACCTGGTCGTCCAGGTCGAGTCGCCGCCTTCCGTGGCCTCAGGGCTGCAGCGGGTGGGCCGCGCCGGGCACCAGGTGGGCGCCGTCTCCACGGGCGTCGTCTTCCCCAAGTACCGCGGCGACCTCGTGCAGGCAGCCGTGGTCACCGAGCGGATGCGCACCGGCTCGATCGAGTCGCTGCGCGTCCCGTCCAACCCCCTGGACGTGCTGGCCCAGCAGTTGGTCGCCATGGTCGCCATGGACACCTGGCAGGTCGACGACCTGCTCGCACTGTCCCGCCGGGCGGCCCCGTTCGCGTCCCTCCCGGAGTCGGCCTTCACCGCCGTCCTCGACATGCTCGCCGGACGCTATCCCTCCGACGCGTTCGCCGAGCTGCGGCCCCGTGTGGTGTGGGACCGCGTCGCCGGTACGGTCACGGGCCGGCCCGGTGCCCAGCGCCTGGCCGTCACCTCCGGGGGCACGATCCCCGACCGCGGCCTGTTCGGAGTCTTTCTCGCCGGCGCCGATCCCAAGAAGGGCGGCGGCCGGGTCGGTGAGCTCGACGAGGAGATGGTCTACGAATCCCGGGTGGGGGATGTCTTCACCCTGGGAACCACGTCCTGGCGGATCGAGGACATCACCCGCGACCGGGTGCTGGTCTCCCCCGCCCCCGGCGTCCCGGGCCGGCTGCCGTTCTGGAAGGGCGACCAGCTGGGCCGACCGCTGGAGCTGGGACGGGCGGTCGGCGCGTTTCTGCGCGAGGTCGGGGGCCTGTCCGACGAGGACGGCAGGCTGCGGCTGCTCGCCGCGGGTCTGGATGCCTGGGCGGCCGACAACGTACTGGCGTATCTGGACGAGCAGCGCCGCGCGTGCGGTCATGTCCCCGATGACCGCACCATCCTGGTGGAGCGGTTCCGCGACGAGCTCGGTGACTGGCGGGTCGTGATCCACTCCCCGTTCGGCGCTCAGGTGCACGCCCCGTGGGCGCTCGCGCTGGGTGCCAGGCTCGCCGAGCGCTACGGCATGGACGCGCAGGTGATGCACGCCGACGACGGCATCGTGCTGCGACTGCCGGACGCCGATCTGATGGGCCTCGACCTGCTCGACCAGGATCCGGTCCATCTGGACACGACGTTCGACAGCGAGCAGGCACCGATCGGCGCGGCGGACGCACTCTTCGACAAGGGCGAGATCGACCACATCGTCACGGACCAGGTCGGCGGCTCCGCGCTGTTCGCCTCGCGCTTCCGCGAGTGCGCCGCCCGTGCGCTGCTGCTACCGCGGCGCACCCCCGGAAAGCGCACACCCCTGTGGCAGCAGCGTCAGCGCGCCGCCCAACTGCTTCAGGTTGCGAGCGAGTTCGGGTCCTTCCCCATCGTCCTCGAGGCGGTCCGCGAATGTCTCCAGGACGTCTTCGACGTCCCCGGACTCACGGAGCTGATGGGTGACATCGAGTCCCGCCGGGTCCGCCTGGTCGAGGTCACCACCCAGGAGCCTTCCCCCTTCGCCCGTTCACTGCTCTTCGGCTATGTCGCCCAGTTCCTGTACGAGGGGGACTCGCCCCTCGCCGAGCGGCGCGCCGCGGCACTCTCGCTGGACTCCCGGCTGCTCGCCGAGCTGCTGGGCCAGGCCGAGCTGCGGGAACTGCTCGACGCGGAGGTGCTCAGCGAGCTGGAACGCGAGCTGCAGTGGCTCACGGACGACCGGCGGATCAAGGACACGGAGGGCGTCGCCGATCTGCTGCGGGTGCTGGGTCCGCTCACTGATGCAGAGCTGATCGAGCGCGGCAGTGAGGCCGGGTGGGCCCAGGAGCTGGCCGGGTCGCGGCGGGCCATTCGCGTGCGGATCGCGGGCGCGGACCACTGGGCCGCGGTCGAGGATGCCGGCCGGTTGCGGGACGCACTGGGCACGGCGCTTCCCGTCGGGGTCCCGGAGGCGTTCACCGAGCCGGTCAAGGACCCATTGGGCGACCTGCTCGCCCGGTATGCGCGCACACACGGACCGTTCACCTCGGCGCAGGCAGCGGCCCGCTTCGGGCTCGGCGCGGCAGTCACGGACGGGGCCCTGCACCGGCTCGCGGCAAGCGGCCGCGTGGTTCAGGGCGAGTTCCACCCTTCCGGCATCGGCCAGGAGTGGTGCGACGCGGGCGTACTGCGCCGGCTGCGCCGCCGGTCGCTGGCTGCCCTGCGCCACGAGCTGGAGCCGGTTCCGCCCGCCGCGCTCGCCACCTTCCTGCCGCAGTGGCAGCACCTGGGCAGCAACAGCCTGCGGGGCATCGACGGACTGGCCCGTGCCGTCGAGCAGTTGCAGGGTGCCGCGGTGCCCGCGTCCGCTCTCGAGAAGCTGATCCTCCCCTCCCGGGTCACCGGCTACGCCCCCACCCTGCTCGACGAACTGACCACAACGGGGGAGGTTCTGTGGGCAGGCGCCGGAGCGCTCCCGGGCAAGGACGGCTGGGTCTCGCTCTATCTCGCCGACGCCGCACCCCTGTTGCTTCCCTCGCCCCACCCGCTGGAGCTGACCGCCCTCCACGAATCGGTCCTGACCGCGCTCTCGGGCGGGTACGGGCTGTTCTTCCGCCAGATCGCCGACCAGGTCCGCGCCACCACCCACCCGGACGCCACCGATCCCGAACTGGCCGACACCGTCTGGGATCTCGCCTGGTCCGGTCGGCTCACCAACGACACCCTGGCCCCGCTGCGTTCGCTGCTCGGCTCCGGCCGCACGGCGGGCTCCACGGCACACCGGGCGAAGCGCACGGTACCGAGGGGGCGTTACGGCAGCCTCACCGCCGCCGCCCGGCCCGTGTCGCGGACGGGGCCGCCGACGGTGAGCGGCCGCTGGTCCCTGCTGCCGGCGGCAGAACCCGAGCCGACCCACCGGGCGCACGCTCTCGCCCGTACGCTCCTGGACCGCCATGGCGTAGTGACCCGCGGCGCTGTCGCAGCCGAAGGGGTCGAAGGCGGCTTCTCCGCCACGTACCGCATCCTGTCCGCCTTCGAGGACAGCGGACAGGCTCGCCGTGGCTATGTCATCGAAGGGCTGGGGGCAGCCCAGTTCGCCATGGACGGCGCCGTCGACCGGCTGCGCGCGGCGGCCACCGCCCGGGATCGCGCGGACGGGCAGAGCGCGCCACGCGCCATCGTGCTGGCCGCCGCCGACCCGGCCAACGCCTACGGTGCAGCGCTGCCGTGGCCGGAGCCGCCGACGGGCGCGGGCCACAAGCCGGGGCGCAAGGCGGGCTCGCTGGTGGTCCTGGTCGACGGCGAGCTGACGCTCTACATGGAGCGGGGCGGCAAGACGCTGCTGTCCTGGGCGACGGACGAGGAGTCGCCGGCACTGCACGCGGCGACGGAGGCCCTGGCGACGGCGGCGCGTGGGGGTGCGCTCGGCTCCGTCACGGTGGAGCGGGTGAACGGCACGCCGGCCCTGACGTCTCCGCTGGGCCGCGCGCTGGAGACGGCGGGCTTCCACGCCACTCCGAGGGGGCTGCGACTGCGTCCCTGA
- a CDS encoding Dps family protein, with protein sequence MSVVKSSLSDADLKTVGGALQGALVDLVDLGLVAKQVHWNVVGPRFRSVHLQLDEVVDTARQHSDIVAERASAIGVTPDGRAATVAAQSAIGAVPDGWIKDGDAVQTLVDALGAVIGRMRERVTATADPDPVSQDILIGLTADLEKHAWMFQAESA encoded by the coding sequence ATGTCTGTCGTGAAGAGCTCGTTGTCGGACGCGGACCTCAAGACTGTCGGCGGTGCCCTGCAGGGTGCGCTCGTGGATCTGGTGGATCTCGGGCTCGTGGCCAAGCAGGTCCACTGGAACGTGGTCGGCCCACGATTCAGGTCCGTCCACCTGCAGCTCGACGAGGTGGTGGACACGGCGCGTCAGCACTCGGACATCGTCGCCGAACGGGCGTCCGCGATCGGTGTGACACCCGACGGGCGGGCCGCGACCGTGGCCGCTCAGAGTGCGATCGGAGCGGTCCCTGACGGATGGATCAAGGACGGGGACGCCGTGCAGACACTTGTGGACGCGCTCGGCGCGGTCATCGGGAGGATGCGGGAGCGGGTCACGGCGACCGCGGACCCGGATCCGGTGAGCCAGGACATCCTGATCGGGCTCACGGCCGACCTCGAGAAGCACGCCTGGATGTTCCAGGCGGAGAGCGCATAG
- a CDS encoding CinA family protein translates to MNTAARVLALLAERGETLAAAESLTGGLVAAELTAVPGASQTFRGSVTAYATTLKRDVLRVDGTLLEQRGAVDPEVAGQMAIGVRDVLGAAWGIATTGVAGPEPQDGQPVGTVYVAVAGPGREAKVAALRLNGDRAEIRRESVRRVLELLSVELHENVRTQDTEHNGGT, encoded by the coding sequence GTGAATACGGCGGCCCGGGTGCTGGCACTGCTTGCGGAGCGTGGTGAGACGCTGGCCGCCGCGGAGTCGCTCACGGGTGGTCTGGTGGCCGCGGAGCTGACCGCCGTGCCCGGCGCCTCCCAGACCTTCCGCGGTTCCGTCACGGCTTACGCAACCACCCTCAAGAGGGATGTTCTGCGGGTCGACGGGACTCTTCTGGAGCAGCGCGGAGCGGTGGATCCCGAGGTCGCGGGGCAGATGGCAATCGGTGTGCGCGATGTGCTGGGCGCCGCATGGGGCATCGCCACCACAGGCGTCGCGGGGCCCGAGCCCCAGGACGGGCAGCCGGTGGGGACGGTCTACGTGGCCGTCGCGGGGCCGGGTCGCGAGGCGAAAGTGGCCGCATTGCGGTTGAACGGGGACCGTGCGGAAATCCGTAGAGAGAGTGTACGGAGAGTGCTCGAGCTGCTCTCCGTAGAACTCCACGAGAATGTGCGGACACAGGATACGGAACACAACGGGGGGACTTGA
- a CDS encoding helix-turn-helix domain-containing protein, producing MSIGNSPEDDRPSVEDDRPSIGHALQQARVDAGLTVDEVSASTRVRVPIVHGIEEDDFSRCGGDVYARGHIRTLARAVGLDPTPLIARYDAAHGGRPAPTPAAPLFEAERIRPERRRPNWTAAMVAAIVAVVGFAGFTLLNGGDGQDTQVAEGPAPETTGPTKAPPSKPADPKPAPSDSAIAAVPSDKVTVKLSAVDDKSWISAKSHNGKLLFDGTLKKGESKTFQDDERVDLILGNAGAIELYVNGKKVEAEFEMGGVERLSYTKGDPEVG from the coding sequence GTGTCCATCGGCAACTCCCCCGAAGACGACCGGCCTTCAGTCGAAGACGACCGGCCTTCGATCGGTCACGCGCTCCAGCAGGCGCGTGTCGACGCAGGCCTCACCGTTGACGAGGTCAGTGCCTCCACCCGGGTGCGCGTCCCCATCGTGCACGGGATCGAGGAGGACGACTTCTCCCGCTGCGGCGGCGATGTGTACGCCCGCGGCCATATCCGTACGCTCGCCCGCGCCGTCGGGCTCGATCCCACTCCACTGATCGCGCGGTACGACGCGGCCCACGGCGGGCGGCCCGCGCCGACGCCCGCGGCGCCGCTCTTCGAGGCGGAGCGGATCCGTCCCGAGCGCCGGCGCCCCAACTGGACCGCGGCCATGGTCGCCGCGATCGTCGCCGTGGTCGGCTTCGCCGGCTTCACTCTCCTCAACGGCGGCGACGGCCAGGACACCCAGGTCGCCGAGGGTCCGGCGCCCGAGACGACCGGTCCCACCAAGGCGCCGCCGAGCAAGCCTGCCGATCCCAAGCCCGCCCCGTCGGACAGTGCCATCGCGGCCGTGCCCTCGGACAAGGTGACGGTGAAGCTGTCGGCCGTGGACGACAAGAGCTGGATCTCCGCCAAGTCGCACAACGGCAAGCTGCTCTTCGACGGCACCCTGAAGAAGGGCGAGAGCAAGACCTTCCAGGACGACGAGCGCGTCGATCTCATCCTCGGCAACGCCGGGGCGATCGAGCTGTATGTGAACGGCAAGAAGGTCGAGGCCGAGTTCGAGATGGGCGGCGTCGAGCGGCTGTCCTACACCAAGGGCGACCCCGAGGTCGGCTAG
- a CDS encoding Fpg/Nei family DNA glycosylase, with translation MPEGDTVWLTAKRLHTALAGRPLTRSDLRVPRLATTDLTGRSVLDVTPRGKHLLTRIEGGLTLHSHLRMEGTWQVYGAGERWRGGPAHQIRAILGNASHTAVGYRLPVLELLRTTDEDQVVGHLGPDLLGPDWDPATAVANLLADPARPLGEALLDQRNLAGIGNVYKSELAFLARVTPWLPIGELPPGIPERLVATARRLLDANKDRPDLRTTTTGPAPAAARHPAPRLYVYGREGRPCPRCGTLIRKADQGDGSRERPTFWCPRCQSGPIS, from the coding sequence ATGCCCGAAGGAGACACCGTCTGGCTGACCGCGAAGCGCCTGCACACCGCCCTCGCCGGACGGCCGCTGACCCGGTCGGATCTGCGGGTTCCGCGCCTTGCGACCACCGATCTCACCGGCCGCAGTGTCCTGGACGTCACCCCGCGCGGCAAACATCTGCTGACCCGCATCGAGGGTGGTCTCACCCTGCACTCGCATCTGCGTATGGAGGGCACCTGGCAGGTGTACGGCGCGGGTGAGCGCTGGCGTGGCGGGCCGGCGCACCAGATCCGAGCCATCCTCGGCAACGCTTCGCACACCGCGGTCGGCTACCGCCTGCCCGTGCTGGAACTGCTGAGGACGACGGACGAGGACCAGGTCGTCGGGCATCTTGGACCCGATCTGCTGGGCCCGGACTGGGATCCGGCGACCGCCGTGGCCAATCTGCTCGCCGACCCGGCCCGCCCTCTCGGCGAAGCCCTCCTCGACCAGCGCAATCTCGCGGGGATCGGCAATGTCTACAAGTCCGAGCTGGCCTTCCTGGCACGGGTGACGCCCTGGCTCCCGATCGGCGAACTCCCGCCCGGCATTCCTGAGCGGCTCGTCGCCACCGCCCGCCGCCTCCTCGACGCGAACAAGGACCGCCCCGACCTTCGCACCACGACCACCGGTCCCGCTCCCGCCGCCGCCCGTCATCCGGCCCCACGGCTGTACGTCTACGGTCGCGAGGGCCGCCCCTGCCCCCGCTGCGGCACCCTGATCCGCAAGGCCGACCAGGGCGACGGCAGCCGCGAGCGCCCCACCTTCTGGTGCCCGCGCTGCCAATCGGGACCGATCAGTTGA